The Pagrus major chromosome 10, Pma_NU_1.0 genome contains a region encoding:
- the LOC141003577 gene encoding SH3 domain and tetratricopeptide repeat-containing protein 1 isoform X2, with translation MAAAGLGGKSMQTASSTGRLWWSSTAVVLPMLLDVVRGPECLPADEELQEMLRGKLRLLQADSTEVNALFMELSTHLISINSEERVIFVTFKTFEEIWKFTTYYTIGFLGQCMENLLFDQKYWLSSLEEDIAIKVSVQEDRLNLIYNGILMQEGSLFAVCSTNQMFDSSTSGGDLYLEQGDIAQFEPPFLGSGWTVLCLANGARGTAPKPALEPIIPFHQWFLKSGTESILVGDGKPACDFPLQFARGTCLATMAYDAEGPDELSVAPADHIIIEGLLVSCFDWFTGRKESTGEVGLVKTCLVKPSTDTCNSADIFLDGEEWTCFSLQEDKVTKETTALLKNKSQNDTGHNYRLDVISYQDFEKNTMLSSSSKFDKQSDLKRGIQRILDQRKDSDSVLTMNRTLEDSVLATEAKNPSLPSFTVHPVIEGNNYTENFISLFSFLEGQDYKAEFGILYGLSSEILTSSTFTGHSEEDELIAFLGVARETARKKRLFWSQTRLCFLLGKLCAGRSKFSQARVYFEEALSVPQEGFTDLRLLASIYSNLAAIYLLQKNTESFFALTERLVALLLGIPDCLESLEDNFALKYILKKAILSHNKMAEAQACHLLVKHHWTRAEGVRAVPYLERLLVLCAEAQRTWSISPSHGYVTLGRLYSELRLPHLGVSSARKASLQPSATLTDCLSSMVLALKSFNRLYGITEQEAAVSPQMAPYLHQALSATQVQVGECDQYHVLRHQLTVSLCQIFCKHSMVGQAICRMHTLINNNPVSQQLAISVPERNTALIWLAWLHIDNNEPDVALDILDSVLASMPEHCTIPQEGVVLNMRGVALRCMGDLRRAAESYQAAVDICQEYEDMANWAVAQANQGLLCLKAGAKGLAQSHLTEAVQLFSELDEEGHEANFITVLLKLGQHYVKQHQLHYGKACYEWALLLAINANLLDCQLTATRHLCNLYGCEIPDQAQCIIYNQYLVKLLRRTGDRGQEGDALKAISQLYLNLGTERAYRAALDYTKSSLGIFIDLGFREKEAYGWLQAGKIYNLLDQTELVDLYVQVAQDVAMSTGDNRFLLKLLEEAGDIFFNSCQDRDKAITFYRDRALPIAEKSSCVHTRLKLCNKLTELMLSLKLYGEAVEFALTALDISITLGEHLNERVAYHRLASLYHCLDQYELAEHYYLKTLTLCPTPLLFDEETLYYVRVYQTLGDMIFYDLKDPFDAAGYYHLALAASMDLGNKRSQLQLCTRLATIYHNFLIDRELSLFFYQKARGLAAELNVRRINISPDQHYSCT, from the exons GAGTTGTCTACTCATCTCATCTCGATTAACAGTGAAGAAAGAGTCATCTTTGTGACTTTCAAAACATTTGAGGAAATTTGGAAGTTCACCACATATTACACCATAG GCTTCCTGGGTCAGTGTATGGAGAATCTGTTATTTGACCAGAAGTATTGGCTCAGTTCTTTGGAGGAGGACATCGCTATTAAGGTTTCGGTTCAGGAGGACAGACTTAACCTAATCTACAATGGCATCCTCATGCAGGAAG GgtctttgtttgctgtttgtagTACAAACCAGATGTTTGACAGCTCCACCTCTGGTGGTGACCTGTACCTGGAGCAGGGAGACATAGCCCAGTTTGAGCCTCCCTTCCTGGGCTCAGGGTGGACTGTCCTCTGCCTTGCTAATGGAGCCCGAGGCACTGCACCCAAACCTGCTCTTGAGCCAATCATCCCTTTTCATCA ATGGTTTCTCAAATCTGGTACAGAGAGCATTTTAGTTGGTGATGGGAAACCTGCCTGTGACTTCCCTCTGCAGTTTG CCAGAGGAACCTGTCTGGCCACAATGGCATATGATGCTGAGGGCCCAGATGAGCTGAGTGTGGCACCAGCTGATCACATCATCATCGAGGGACTTCTGGTGTCTTGTTTTGATTGGTTCACAGGAAGAAAGGAGTCCACAGGAGAAGTGGGTCTAGTCAAGACATGTCTAGTGAAACCATCCACTGATACTTGCAA CTCAGCTGATATTTTTTTGGATGGAGAAGaatggacatgtttcagtttgcaAGAGGACAAAGTCACAAAGGAAACAACTGCCTTATTGAAGAATAAATCTCAAAATGACACTGGTCATAACTACAGACTGG ATGTGATCAGTTACCAAGACTTTGAAAAGAACACAATGC TCAGCTCTTCAAGCAAATTTGATAAGCAGTCTGACCTGAAGAGAGGTATTCAGAGGATTCTTGATCAAAGAAAAGACTCAGATTCTGTTTTGACCATGAACAGGACTCTAGAGGACTCAGTCTTGGCTACAGAGGCAAAAAACCCAAGCCTTCCCAGTTTCACGGTTCACCCAGTCATAGAAGGAAACAACTACACTGAGAACttcatttcccttttctcttttttggaGGGACAAGATTATAAAGCAGAGTTTGGCATCTTGTACGGACTGAGTTCTGAAATCCTtacctcctccaccttcactGGTCACTCTGAAGAGGATGAGCTGATTGCCTTCCTGGGTGTTGCTCGGGAAACAGCCAGGAAGAAACGACTCTTTTGGTCACAGACTCGTTTGTGCTTTCTGTTGGGTAAGCTCTGTGCTGGGAGGTCAAAATTCAGCCAGGCACGGGTTTACTTTGAGGAAGCCCTCAGTGTGCCGCAAGAAGGCTTCACGGACCTCAGGCTGTTGGCCAGTATCTACTCCAACCTGGCTGCCATATATCTTTTgcagaaaaatactgaaagtTTCTTTGCTCTGACAGAGCGACTTGTTGCCTTGCTATTAGGAATCCCAGACTGCCTGGAAAGCCTAGAGGATAATTTTGCTCTTAAATACATCCTCAAGAAAGCTATTCTCTCTCACAACAAAATGGCAGAGGCCCAGGCTTGTCACCTATTAGTGAAGCACCACTGGACACGTGCTGAGGGTGTTCGAGCTGTTCCTTATCTTGAGAGACTACTTGTTCTTTGTGCTGAAGCTCAAAGAACTTGGAGCATCTCTCCTAGTCATGGATACGTGACCCTAGGAAGGCTATACAGTGAACTCCGACTACCCCACCTTGGTGTCAGTTCAGCCAGGAAAGCTTCTCTGCAGCCATCTGCTACATTGACTGACTGCCTTAGCAGCATGGTACTAGCTTTGAAAAGCTTCAACAGACTGTACGGGATCACAgaacaggaagctgctgtctcACCTCAAATGGCTCCATATTTACACCAAGCCCTCAGTGCTACCCAAGTCCAAGTAGGAGAATGTGACCAATACCATGTCTTGCGCCATCAGCTGACTGTTTCTCTCTGCCAAATCTTTTGCAAGCACAGCATGGTTGGACAGGCTATCTGCCGTATGCATACTCTCATCAACAACAATCCAGTTTCACAGCAACTCGCCATTTCTGTCCCAGAAAGAAACACTGCCCTGATCTGGCTGGCATGGCTTCACATTGACAACAATGAGCCAGATGTTGCTTTGGATATCCTGGACTCGGTCCTAGCTTCCATGCCAGAACACTGCACGATCCCTCAGGAAG GTGTGGTCCTCAACATGCGAGGTGTGGCACTTCGATGCATGGGTGACCTCCGGAGGGCAGCAGAGAGCTATCAGGCTGCTGTTGACATCTGCCAAGAATATGAGGACATGGCAAACTGGGCTGTAGCTCAGGCTAACCAAG GGCTGTTATGTCTGAAGGCTGGAGCTAAAGGACTAGCACAGAGTCACCTGACTGAGGCTGTGCAGCTCTTCTCTGAGCTGGATGAAGAAGGTCATGAGGCAAACTTCATCACAGTGCTGCTGAAGCTGGGACAGCACTATGTGAAGCAGCACCAGCTGCACTATGGAAAAGCATGCTACGAATGGGCCCTGCTGCTGGCTATAAATGCCAACCTGTTAGACT GCCAGCTTACTGCAACCAGACACCTTTGCAATCTGTATGGGTGTGAGATTCCAGACCAGGCCCAGTGTATTATTTACAACCAGTACCTGGTCAAGCTGCTGAGACgcacaggagacagaggacaagaGGGAGATGCACTGAAAGCCATCAGCCAGCTCTACCTCAATCTGGGCACAGAAAG gGCATACCGGGCGGCTCTCGACTACACCAAGAGCAGTTTGGGCATTTTCATTGACCTGGGCTTCAGAGAGAAGGAGGCATATGGCTGGCTACAGGCCGGGAAGATCTACAACCTGCTGGACCAAACTGAACTGGTGGACCTTTATGTTCAG GTAGCTCAGGATGTTGCCATGAGTACAGGAGACAACAGGTTCCTCCTAAAACTTCTGGAAGAGGCAGGAGACATTTTCTTCAATAGCTGCCAGGACCGGGACAAGGCTATCACGTTCTACAGG GACCGTGCTCTGCCTATTGCAGAGAAGAGCAGCTGTGTGCATACCAGGCTGAAGTTGTGTAATAAGCTGACTGAACTAATGCTCAGTCTCAAGTTGTATGGGGAAGCTGTGGAGTTTGCTCTGACTGCACTGGACATCAGTATCACTCTAG GTGAGCATCTTAATGAACGTGTGGCTTACCACCGTCTGGCTTCTCTGTACCACTGTCTGGACCAGTATGAACTGGCTGAACACTATTACCTGAAGACCCTGACCCTCTGTCCAACACCTCTGCTGTTTGATGAGGAAACACTGTACTATGTCAGGGTGTACCAGACACTGGGGGACATGATCTTCTATGATCTGAAG GACCCATTTGACGCTGCAGGCTACTACCACCTGGCTCTTGCTGCATCCATGGATCTGGGCAATAAGAGGTCTCAACTGCAGCTGTGCACCCGCCTTGCCACCATCTACCACAACTTCCTGATAGACCGggagctctctctcttcttttaccAGAAAGCAAGAGGATTGGCTGCCGAGCTGAATGTGAGGAGGATTAACATCTCACCGGATCAGCATTACAGCTGCACCTAA
- the LOC141003577 gene encoding SH3 domain and tetratricopeptide repeat-containing protein 1 isoform X1 — translation MAAAGLGGKSMQTASSTGRLWWSSTAVDAASLKRSLSTCEENIPTVLPMLLDVVRGPECLPADEELQEMLRGKLRLLQADSTEVNALFMELSTHLISINSEERVIFVTFKTFEEIWKFTTYYTIGFLGQCMENLLFDQKYWLSSLEEDIAIKVSVQEDRLNLIYNGILMQEGSLFAVCSTNQMFDSSTSGGDLYLEQGDIAQFEPPFLGSGWTVLCLANGARGTAPKPALEPIIPFHQWFLKSGTESILVGDGKPACDFPLQFARGTCLATMAYDAEGPDELSVAPADHIIIEGLLVSCFDWFTGRKESTGEVGLVKTCLVKPSTDTCNSADIFLDGEEWTCFSLQEDKVTKETTALLKNKSQNDTGHNYRLDVISYQDFEKNTMLSSSSKFDKQSDLKRGIQRILDQRKDSDSVLTMNRTLEDSVLATEAKNPSLPSFTVHPVIEGNNYTENFISLFSFLEGQDYKAEFGILYGLSSEILTSSTFTGHSEEDELIAFLGVARETARKKRLFWSQTRLCFLLGKLCAGRSKFSQARVYFEEALSVPQEGFTDLRLLASIYSNLAAIYLLQKNTESFFALTERLVALLLGIPDCLESLEDNFALKYILKKAILSHNKMAEAQACHLLVKHHWTRAEGVRAVPYLERLLVLCAEAQRTWSISPSHGYVTLGRLYSELRLPHLGVSSARKASLQPSATLTDCLSSMVLALKSFNRLYGITEQEAAVSPQMAPYLHQALSATQVQVGECDQYHVLRHQLTVSLCQIFCKHSMVGQAICRMHTLINNNPVSQQLAISVPERNTALIWLAWLHIDNNEPDVALDILDSVLASMPEHCTIPQEGVVLNMRGVALRCMGDLRRAAESYQAAVDICQEYEDMANWAVAQANQGLLCLKAGAKGLAQSHLTEAVQLFSELDEEGHEANFITVLLKLGQHYVKQHQLHYGKACYEWALLLAINANLLDCQLTATRHLCNLYGCEIPDQAQCIIYNQYLVKLLRRTGDRGQEGDALKAISQLYLNLGTERAYRAALDYTKSSLGIFIDLGFREKEAYGWLQAGKIYNLLDQTELVDLYVQVAQDVAMSTGDNRFLLKLLEEAGDIFFNSCQDRDKAITFYRDRALPIAEKSSCVHTRLKLCNKLTELMLSLKLYGEAVEFALTALDISITLGEHLNERVAYHRLASLYHCLDQYELAEHYYLKTLTLCPTPLLFDEETLYYVRVYQTLGDMIFYDLKDPFDAAGYYHLALAASMDLGNKRSQLQLCTRLATIYHNFLIDRELSLFFYQKARGLAAELNVRRINISPDQHYSCT, via the exons GAGTTGTCTACTCATCTCATCTCGATTAACAGTGAAGAAAGAGTCATCTTTGTGACTTTCAAAACATTTGAGGAAATTTGGAAGTTCACCACATATTACACCATAG GCTTCCTGGGTCAGTGTATGGAGAATCTGTTATTTGACCAGAAGTATTGGCTCAGTTCTTTGGAGGAGGACATCGCTATTAAGGTTTCGGTTCAGGAGGACAGACTTAACCTAATCTACAATGGCATCCTCATGCAGGAAG GgtctttgtttgctgtttgtagTACAAACCAGATGTTTGACAGCTCCACCTCTGGTGGTGACCTGTACCTGGAGCAGGGAGACATAGCCCAGTTTGAGCCTCCCTTCCTGGGCTCAGGGTGGACTGTCCTCTGCCTTGCTAATGGAGCCCGAGGCACTGCACCCAAACCTGCTCTTGAGCCAATCATCCCTTTTCATCA ATGGTTTCTCAAATCTGGTACAGAGAGCATTTTAGTTGGTGATGGGAAACCTGCCTGTGACTTCCCTCTGCAGTTTG CCAGAGGAACCTGTCTGGCCACAATGGCATATGATGCTGAGGGCCCAGATGAGCTGAGTGTGGCACCAGCTGATCACATCATCATCGAGGGACTTCTGGTGTCTTGTTTTGATTGGTTCACAGGAAGAAAGGAGTCCACAGGAGAAGTGGGTCTAGTCAAGACATGTCTAGTGAAACCATCCACTGATACTTGCAA CTCAGCTGATATTTTTTTGGATGGAGAAGaatggacatgtttcagtttgcaAGAGGACAAAGTCACAAAGGAAACAACTGCCTTATTGAAGAATAAATCTCAAAATGACACTGGTCATAACTACAGACTGG ATGTGATCAGTTACCAAGACTTTGAAAAGAACACAATGC TCAGCTCTTCAAGCAAATTTGATAAGCAGTCTGACCTGAAGAGAGGTATTCAGAGGATTCTTGATCAAAGAAAAGACTCAGATTCTGTTTTGACCATGAACAGGACTCTAGAGGACTCAGTCTTGGCTACAGAGGCAAAAAACCCAAGCCTTCCCAGTTTCACGGTTCACCCAGTCATAGAAGGAAACAACTACACTGAGAACttcatttcccttttctcttttttggaGGGACAAGATTATAAAGCAGAGTTTGGCATCTTGTACGGACTGAGTTCTGAAATCCTtacctcctccaccttcactGGTCACTCTGAAGAGGATGAGCTGATTGCCTTCCTGGGTGTTGCTCGGGAAACAGCCAGGAAGAAACGACTCTTTTGGTCACAGACTCGTTTGTGCTTTCTGTTGGGTAAGCTCTGTGCTGGGAGGTCAAAATTCAGCCAGGCACGGGTTTACTTTGAGGAAGCCCTCAGTGTGCCGCAAGAAGGCTTCACGGACCTCAGGCTGTTGGCCAGTATCTACTCCAACCTGGCTGCCATATATCTTTTgcagaaaaatactgaaagtTTCTTTGCTCTGACAGAGCGACTTGTTGCCTTGCTATTAGGAATCCCAGACTGCCTGGAAAGCCTAGAGGATAATTTTGCTCTTAAATACATCCTCAAGAAAGCTATTCTCTCTCACAACAAAATGGCAGAGGCCCAGGCTTGTCACCTATTAGTGAAGCACCACTGGACACGTGCTGAGGGTGTTCGAGCTGTTCCTTATCTTGAGAGACTACTTGTTCTTTGTGCTGAAGCTCAAAGAACTTGGAGCATCTCTCCTAGTCATGGATACGTGACCCTAGGAAGGCTATACAGTGAACTCCGACTACCCCACCTTGGTGTCAGTTCAGCCAGGAAAGCTTCTCTGCAGCCATCTGCTACATTGACTGACTGCCTTAGCAGCATGGTACTAGCTTTGAAAAGCTTCAACAGACTGTACGGGATCACAgaacaggaagctgctgtctcACCTCAAATGGCTCCATATTTACACCAAGCCCTCAGTGCTACCCAAGTCCAAGTAGGAGAATGTGACCAATACCATGTCTTGCGCCATCAGCTGACTGTTTCTCTCTGCCAAATCTTTTGCAAGCACAGCATGGTTGGACAGGCTATCTGCCGTATGCATACTCTCATCAACAACAATCCAGTTTCACAGCAACTCGCCATTTCTGTCCCAGAAAGAAACACTGCCCTGATCTGGCTGGCATGGCTTCACATTGACAACAATGAGCCAGATGTTGCTTTGGATATCCTGGACTCGGTCCTAGCTTCCATGCCAGAACACTGCACGATCCCTCAGGAAG GTGTGGTCCTCAACATGCGAGGTGTGGCACTTCGATGCATGGGTGACCTCCGGAGGGCAGCAGAGAGCTATCAGGCTGCTGTTGACATCTGCCAAGAATATGAGGACATGGCAAACTGGGCTGTAGCTCAGGCTAACCAAG GGCTGTTATGTCTGAAGGCTGGAGCTAAAGGACTAGCACAGAGTCACCTGACTGAGGCTGTGCAGCTCTTCTCTGAGCTGGATGAAGAAGGTCATGAGGCAAACTTCATCACAGTGCTGCTGAAGCTGGGACAGCACTATGTGAAGCAGCACCAGCTGCACTATGGAAAAGCATGCTACGAATGGGCCCTGCTGCTGGCTATAAATGCCAACCTGTTAGACT GCCAGCTTACTGCAACCAGACACCTTTGCAATCTGTATGGGTGTGAGATTCCAGACCAGGCCCAGTGTATTATTTACAACCAGTACCTGGTCAAGCTGCTGAGACgcacaggagacagaggacaagaGGGAGATGCACTGAAAGCCATCAGCCAGCTCTACCTCAATCTGGGCACAGAAAG gGCATACCGGGCGGCTCTCGACTACACCAAGAGCAGTTTGGGCATTTTCATTGACCTGGGCTTCAGAGAGAAGGAGGCATATGGCTGGCTACAGGCCGGGAAGATCTACAACCTGCTGGACCAAACTGAACTGGTGGACCTTTATGTTCAG GTAGCTCAGGATGTTGCCATGAGTACAGGAGACAACAGGTTCCTCCTAAAACTTCTGGAAGAGGCAGGAGACATTTTCTTCAATAGCTGCCAGGACCGGGACAAGGCTATCACGTTCTACAGG GACCGTGCTCTGCCTATTGCAGAGAAGAGCAGCTGTGTGCATACCAGGCTGAAGTTGTGTAATAAGCTGACTGAACTAATGCTCAGTCTCAAGTTGTATGGGGAAGCTGTGGAGTTTGCTCTGACTGCACTGGACATCAGTATCACTCTAG GTGAGCATCTTAATGAACGTGTGGCTTACCACCGTCTGGCTTCTCTGTACCACTGTCTGGACCAGTATGAACTGGCTGAACACTATTACCTGAAGACCCTGACCCTCTGTCCAACACCTCTGCTGTTTGATGAGGAAACACTGTACTATGTCAGGGTGTACCAGACACTGGGGGACATGATCTTCTATGATCTGAAG GACCCATTTGACGCTGCAGGCTACTACCACCTGGCTCTTGCTGCATCCATGGATCTGGGCAATAAGAGGTCTCAACTGCAGCTGTGCACCCGCCTTGCCACCATCTACCACAACTTCCTGATAGACCGggagctctctctcttcttttaccAGAAAGCAAGAGGATTGGCTGCCGAGCTGAATGTGAGGAGGATTAACATCTCACCGGATCAGCATTACAGCTGCACCTAA